From the genome of Globicephala melas chromosome 11, mGloMel1.2, whole genome shotgun sequence, one region includes:
- the MLN gene encoding promotilin: MLSCKAMAFLPVVHAATMLASQTEAYIPIFTYGEVQRMQEKERYEGQKKSLSVQQRSEEVGPLDSTEPSEEEVKEVTKLTAPVEIGMRMNSRQLEKDRATLKGLMPEALLSSQNEPEAAFYRKLPHATPSPGGA, encoded by the exons ATGCTGTCCTGCAAGGCCATGGCCTTTCTGCCGGTGGTGCATGCAGCCACCATGCTGGCTTCCCAGACGGAAGCCTACATTCCCATCTTCACCTACGGCGAAGTCCAGAGGATGCAG GAAAAGGAGCGGTACGAAGGGCAAAAGAAATCCCTGAGTGTACAGCAGCGGTCCGAGGAGGTGGGCCCTCTGGACTCCACAGAACCCTCGGAGGAAGAAGTAAAGGAAGTTACCAAG CTGACTGCTCCCGTGGAAATTGGCATGAGGATGAACTCCAGGCAGCTGGAAAAGGACCGGGCCACCCTGAAAGGTCTGATGCCTGAGGCGCTGCTGTCCAGCCAGAACG AACCTGAAGCTGCCTTCTACCGCAAGCTCCCACACGCCACCCCATCTCCGGGGGGAGCCTAA